In one window of Flavobacterium ginsengisoli DNA:
- the der gene encoding ribosome biogenesis GTPase Der, which translates to MNNNIVAIVGRPNVGKSTLFNRLIQRREAIVDSVSGVTRDRNYGKSEWNGKEFSVIDTGGYVRGSDDVFEGEIRKQVELAIDEADVIIFVVDVEEGITPMDETVAKLLRKVTKPVLLAVNKVDNAMREKDAIEFYNLGLGDYFTFASISGSGTGDLLDALIEAFPEKPEPVTPEVELPRFAVVGRPNAGKSSFINALIGKDRYIVTDIAGTTRDAIDTKFDRFGFEFNLVDTAGIRRKAKVKEDLEFYSVMRSVRAIEHADICILVIDATRGFEGQDQSIFWLAEKNRKGVVILVNKWDLVEKDTMSTRDYEEKIKKELMPFTDVPILFVSALTKQRLLKALEATVQVFENRKQRIPTSKFNEYMLKVIEAYPPPATKGKYVKIKYCMQLPTQTPQFVFFANLPQYVKEPYKRYLENKIREKWDFAGVPIDIYIREK; encoded by the coding sequence ATGAATAATAACATTGTTGCGATAGTAGGAAGACCTAACGTAGGGAAATCGACCCTGTTTAATAGGCTGATACAAAGAAGAGAAGCTATTGTAGATTCAGTATCTGGGGTTACCCGTGATAGAAACTATGGTAAAAGCGAGTGGAACGGAAAAGAGTTTTCTGTCATTGATACAGGTGGATATGTTCGAGGGTCTGATGACGTTTTCGAAGGAGAAATTCGTAAACAGGTAGAACTTGCTATCGACGAAGCCGATGTTATTATCTTTGTGGTTGATGTTGAAGAAGGAATTACGCCAATGGATGAAACTGTTGCAAAATTACTTCGTAAAGTAACAAAACCAGTTTTATTGGCTGTAAATAAGGTTGATAACGCAATGCGTGAGAAAGATGCAATTGAGTTTTATAATCTTGGTTTAGGTGATTATTTCACATTTGCAAGTATTTCAGGAAGTGGAACTGGAGATTTATTAGATGCTTTAATTGAAGCTTTTCCAGAAAAACCAGAGCCAGTTACGCCAGAAGTAGAATTGCCTCGTTTTGCAGTTGTAGGACGTCCGAATGCTGGAAAATCTAGTTTTATCAATGCCTTAATTGGTAAAGACCGTTATATTGTTACAGATATTGCAGGAACAACTCGTGATGCTATTGATACTAAATTTGACCGTTTTGGTTTCGAATTTAATTTGGTTGATACTGCGGGAATTCGCCGTAAAGCAAAAGTAAAAGAAGATTTAGAGTTTTATTCTGTAATGCGTTCGGTACGTGCGATCGAACATGCAGATATTTGTATCTTGGTTATCGATGCAACCCGCGGATTTGAAGGTCAAGATCAAAGTATTTTCTGGTTGGCTGAGAAAAACCGTAAAGGAGTTGTAATCTTAGTAAACAAGTGGGACTTAGTAGAAAAAGATACGATGTCGACTCGTGACTACGAGGAGAAAATCAAAAAAGAATTGATGCCTTTTACAGATGTGCCAATTTTATTCGTTTCTGCTTTAACAAAACAGCGTTTATTAAAAGCATTGGAAGCTACGGTTCAAGTTTTCGAAAATAGAAAACAAAGAATTCCAACTTCAAAATTCAACGAATATATGTTGAAAGTAATTGAAGCATATCCGCCGCCAGCAACAAAAGGTAAATATGTAAAAATTAAATACTGCATGCAATTGCCAACTCAAACACCGCAATTTGTGTTTTTTGCTAATTTACCTCAATATGTAAAAGAGCCTTATAAGCGATACCTAGAGAATAAAATTCGTGAAAAATGGGATTTCGCAGGAGTTCCAATCGATATCTACATTAGAGAAAAATAA
- a CDS encoding TonB-dependent receptor, with product MKTSIKNILTILAVLTFSISFAQKIDGVVTTDQNIPLEAANVVIKGTTFSAITDSEGRFSIESQGKLPLTLLVQYIGYNTAELEITAIPASPLLVTLREENKLVEVVVSSRRRIEKVQDVPIAVSVVTGKQAEAAGAFNVNRIKELVPSVQLYSSNPRNTGINIRSLGSPFGLTNDGIDPGVGFYVDGVYYARPAATTLDFIDVEQIEVLRGPQGSLFGKNTTSGAFNITSRKPSFTPGADFELSYGNYAFLQAKASVTGALGKKVAGRLSFSGTQRDGLIDNIATGRPTNTLNNQGFRGQLLWTPTENTNVTFAGDLTTQRPDGYAQVVAGVAPTKRAAYRQFDAIIADLNYQLPSLNAFDRKIDHDTPWRSGQDLGGVSLNVDTKIGGGTLTSTTAWRFWNWDPSNDRDFTGLQVLAKSQNPTRQTQITQEVRYAGQITSKISGVGGVFFIDQTSQTDGTEESGNAQWRFSQSSTSPLWKTPGLFEGYGIHTDARIRASSAAVFGQLDWSVTERFHILPGLRYNFDKKDASYSRKTYGGLQTTDPALLALKKSVYSDQAFDSDTDNTDFSGNLTLTYKASDKINAYATFAKSYKPVGVNVAGLPTNSAGQPMTELAVVKPEKVYHYEVGVKTSPFKNSILNLTLFNTDIKDFQTNVQAAELGVNRGYLANADKVRVRGAELDASFVINSHITINGVCYLYRW from the coding sequence ATGAAAACATCTATAAAAAATATACTTACAATACTTGCAGTTTTAACGTTCTCAATCTCATTCGCACAAAAAATAGACGGGGTTGTAACAACAGATCAAAATATTCCTTTAGAAGCAGCGAACGTGGTTATTAAAGGAACAACTTTTAGTGCAATTACAGACTCTGAAGGAAGATTTTCGATAGAATCACAAGGAAAATTACCGCTTACCCTTTTGGTTCAATACATTGGCTACAACACTGCCGAACTTGAAATCACGGCTATTCCAGCTTCACCTCTATTGGTTACTTTACGTGAAGAAAACAAACTTGTAGAAGTTGTAGTTTCTTCAAGAAGAAGAATAGAAAAAGTACAAGATGTGCCAATTGCTGTTTCGGTAGTTACAGGAAAACAAGCGGAAGCGGCTGGAGCATTTAACGTAAACCGTATTAAAGAATTGGTTCCTTCTGTTCAGTTGTATTCTTCTAACCCAAGAAATACAGGAATCAATATTAGAAGCTTAGGTTCTCCTTTCGGATTAACAAATGACGGTATCGATCCTGGAGTTGGTTTTTACGTTGATGGTGTTTATTATGCACGTCCAGCAGCGACTACTTTAGATTTTATTGACGTAGAACAAATCGAGGTTTTACGTGGTCCACAAGGTTCTTTATTCGGAAAAAATACAACTTCTGGAGCTTTTAATATCACTTCTCGTAAACCAAGTTTTACTCCTGGTGCCGATTTTGAACTTAGCTACGGAAATTATGCCTTTCTACAAGCTAAAGCTTCTGTTACAGGAGCATTAGGAAAAAAAGTGGCAGGTCGTTTATCTTTTTCTGGAACACAACGAGATGGTTTAATCGATAACATTGCTACAGGAAGACCTACAAATACTTTAAACAATCAAGGTTTTAGAGGACAATTATTATGGACTCCTACTGAAAATACAAACGTTACTTTTGCAGGTGACCTTACCACACAGCGTCCTGACGGATATGCGCAGGTTGTTGCTGGTGTTGCCCCTACTAAAAGGGCCGCATACCGTCAGTTTGATGCTATTATCGCCGATTTAAATTATCAATTGCCAAGTTTAAATGCTTTTGATCGTAAAATTGATCATGATACTCCTTGGCGTTCTGGACAAGATTTAGGAGGAGTTTCATTAAATGTCGATACAAAAATTGGAGGTGGAACACTTACTTCTACAACAGCATGGCGCTTCTGGAATTGGGATCCATCAAATGATAGAGATTTTACAGGATTACAGGTTTTAGCTAAATCTCAAAACCCAACAAGACAAACACAAATTACACAAGAGGTTCGTTATGCTGGACAAATAACTTCAAAAATAAGCGGTGTTGGTGGAGTATTCTTTATTGATCAAACTTCTCAAACAGATGGTACAGAAGAATCTGGAAATGCACAATGGAGATTCTCTCAAAGCTCAACTAGCCCACTATGGAAAACACCAGGTCTTTTTGAAGGTTACGGTATCCATACTGATGCAAGAATTAGAGCTTCGAGCGCAGCAGTATTTGGTCAGCTTGATTGGTCAGTTACAGAAAGATTCCACATTTTACCAGGTTTGAGATATAATTTTGATAAAAAAGACGCAAGTTATTCTCGTAAAACTTACGGAGGTCTTCAAACAACAGATCCTGCCTTATTGGCTTTGAAAAAATCAGTTTACTCAGATCAAGCATTTGACTCAGATACAGACAATACAGATTTTTCTGGAAACTTAACGCTTACTTACAAAGCATCAGACAAAATCAATGCTTATGCAACATTTGCTAAAAGTTACAAACCAGTTGGAGTTAACGTAGCTGGGCTTCCAACAAACTCAGCAGGACAGCCAATGACTGAACTTGCTGTAGTTAAACCAGAAAAAGTATATCATTACGAAGTTGGAGTAAAAACATCTCCGTTTAAGAACTCTATTTTAAACTTAACACTATTTAATACTGACATCAAAGATTTCCAAACTAACGTTCAGGCAGCCGAATTAGGTGTAAACCGCGGTTATCTTGCAAATGCTGATAAAGTACGTGTAAGAGGTGCAGAATTGGATGCGAGCTTTGTTATCAATTCACACATAACGATAAATGGTGTCTGCTACTTATACAGATGGTAA
- a CDS encoding outer membrane beta-barrel protein — protein MLENANVLNEVIIKSEAPPITIKKDTLEFNAGSYKVRPDANVETLLKQLPGFDVDNTGKITVNGREVNQVLVNGKAFFDKDGAIAIKNLPADIIKKVQVSDFKTKKEELAKQESTSDYSSINITIDEKKNKGYFGKVLGGYGSDERYESSLMMNFFKNKQKISVLASSNNINSTGFSMDEVFDNMGGGRNAKGGQGASSGGKGITQSTLAGINYSDDWSKDLEFMSSYNFTNAVTKNDSKSNQLSLLPTGNILTEADSKTRNENTGNKANFELEYKINPTMQIVVAPKLNVSQSNSNSSSSTSSENQNGEALNESTATSHTESSNTSFANSINFNKTFKKESRNLSVVFSNSNTKNDSNGINISETIFYQDAKPNDERNQNAKNTSKSDAYSLDLEYTEPITDSLRLRFGTDFDWQSSMNDQKTYNFDDASQEYSDLNSSLTNYTTSKQNSITPKVGISWQKRKFTLNVNSRTSIVEFDNHSFYLNQATDLNKRYMLPYGTAQFRYKFNRSKNLTFKYDYSNALPSATQLMPVADLNNPLNSVIGNPNLNPIEKNTAGIDFKNFDFRTRSGYSLFLKGDYYNNDIVSTSIYDDSGKRNTTYVNISGTYSASVGGNWNQQIKKDAHTIRYGLRLSGNYNFDKGFTNAVMYNAKSVVITPSVYASYDYGEVLSISPSYSLSYNETRYENYSRDATSNVIHRINMQTTSYWPANLIFGNDFGYTYNSNISDDFKKDFFLWNTSLSYGFLDKKLYAKVKVYDVLNQNQSATRTISPTSIRDEENTVLKRYVMFSLAYKIGNFAESKKGRKQRGA, from the coding sequence ATGCTTGAAAATGCAAATGTTTTAAATGAAGTAATAATTAAGAGCGAAGCCCCACCAATTACGATTAAAAAAGATACTTTAGAATTTAATGCCGGCTCTTACAAAGTGCGTCCAGATGCAAATGTGGAGACCTTACTGAAACAATTGCCCGGATTTGACGTAGATAATACTGGAAAAATTACGGTAAATGGGCGAGAAGTCAATCAGGTTTTAGTGAACGGAAAAGCATTTTTTGATAAAGATGGAGCCATTGCAATTAAAAACCTTCCTGCCGATATTATTAAAAAAGTTCAAGTTTCTGATTTTAAAACCAAAAAAGAAGAATTGGCCAAACAAGAATCGACTTCAGATTATTCGAGTATAAATATTACCATTGACGAAAAGAAAAACAAGGGATATTTTGGTAAAGTACTTGGCGGATACGGCTCAGACGAACGCTACGAAAGCAGTTTGATGATGAACTTCTTTAAAAACAAACAAAAAATTAGCGTTTTAGCCTCTTCAAATAATATCAATTCGACTGGATTTTCTATGGATGAAGTTTTTGATAATATGGGAGGCGGAAGAAATGCAAAAGGAGGTCAGGGCGCAAGCAGTGGAGGAAAAGGAATTACGCAGTCGACTTTGGCTGGAATTAATTATTCTGACGATTGGTCAAAAGATTTGGAGTTTATGAGCAGTTATAACTTTACAAATGCGGTGACTAAAAACGATAGCAAATCCAATCAGCTTAGTTTATTGCCTACAGGAAATATTTTAACTGAAGCAGATTCTAAAACAAGAAATGAAAATACTGGAAACAAGGCTAATTTTGAGTTAGAATACAAAATTAATCCTACTATGCAGATTGTTGTTGCACCTAAACTGAATGTGTCTCAATCAAATAGTAATTCTAGTTCTTCTACTTCTTCAGAAAACCAAAATGGAGAGGCGTTGAACGAAAGTACGGCAACATCTCATACAGAAAGTTCGAATACTAGTTTTGCGAATAGCATTAACTTCAACAAAACTTTTAAAAAGGAATCGAGAAATTTAAGTGTGGTTTTTAGCAATAGCAACACTAAAAATGATTCGAACGGAATTAATATTTCTGAAACCATTTTTTATCAAGATGCAAAACCAAATGATGAAAGAAATCAGAATGCAAAAAATACTTCAAAAAGTGATGCGTACTCGCTTGATTTAGAATATACAGAACCTATCACAGATTCGCTTCGATTGCGTTTTGGAACCGATTTTGACTGGCAGAGTTCAATGAACGATCAGAAAACATATAATTTTGATGATGCGTCACAAGAATATTCAGATTTAAACTCATCGCTAACGAATTATACAACATCAAAACAAAATTCGATTACGCCAAAAGTGGGTATTAGTTGGCAGAAAAGAAAATTTACACTTAATGTAAATTCTAGAACATCAATTGTTGAGTTTGATAATCATTCTTTCTATTTAAATCAAGCGACTGATTTGAATAAAAGATATATGCTTCCGTATGGAACAGCACAGTTTCGATATAAATTTAATCGTTCTAAAAACTTAACGTTTAAGTATGATTATTCTAATGCGCTTCCATCGGCAACACAATTAATGCCGGTTGCAGATTTAAATAATCCGTTAAATAGTGTAATTGGTAATCCAAATTTAAATCCGATTGAGAAAAATACTGCTGGTATCGATTTTAAAAATTTTGATTTTAGAACGCGTTCTGGCTATAGTTTATTTCTTAAAGGAGATTACTATAATAATGATATAGTTTCGACTTCTATTTATGATGACAGCGGAAAAAGAAATACAACTTATGTAAATATTTCAGGAACTTATTCTGCTTCGGTTGGAGGAAACTGGAATCAGCAGATTAAAAAAGATGCACACACCATTAGATACGGTTTGCGTTTAAGCGGTAATTATAATTTTGATAAAGGATTTACAAATGCAGTTATGTACAATGCAAAATCGGTTGTAATTACACCTAGCGTTTATGCTTCTTACGATTATGGAGAAGTGCTTTCAATTTCGCCGTCTTACAGTTTATCGTATAACGAAACGAGATATGAAAATTATTCGAGAGATGCGACTTCAAACGTAATTCATAGAATTAATATGCAAACAACTTCTTATTGGCCAGCAAATTTAATTTTCGGAAATGATTTTGGGTATACTTATAATTCAAATATTTCAGACGATTTCAAAAAGGATTTCTTTTTATGGAACACCAGTTTGTCTTACGGATTTTTGGATAAAAAATTATATGCAAAAGTGAAAGTTTACGACGTTTTAAACCAAAATCAAAGCGCAACAAGAACCATTTCGCCAACGTCTATTCGCGATGAAGAAAACACGGTTTTAAAAAGATATGTAATGTTTTCTCTTGCCTATAAAATCGGTAATTTTGCAGAAAGCAAAAAAGGGAGAAAGCAGAGAGGAGCGTAA
- the era gene encoding GTPase Era yields MSHKAGFVNIIGNPNVGKSTLMNAFVGERLSIITSKAQTTRHRILGIVNGEDFQLVLSDTPGIIKPAYEMQESMMNFVKSAFEDADILIYMVEIGEQDLKDEDFFKKIIHAKIPVLLLLNKIDNSNQEQLEQQVSFWKEKVPNAEIFPISALQNFNVPEVFGRIIELLPESPPYYPKDQLTDKPERFFVNETIREKILLNYAKEIPYAVEIVTEEFHETDNIIRIRSVIMVERDTQKGIIIGHKGAALKKVGTDARADLEKFFGKQIHIELYVKVNKNWRSNANMLKRFGYNQ; encoded by the coding sequence ATGTCACATAAAGCAGGTTTCGTAAATATTATCGGAAATCCAAATGTTGGAAAATCAACATTGATGAACGCTTTCGTTGGAGAACGATTGTCGATCATTACATCAAAAGCACAAACTACACGTCATAGAATTTTAGGAATTGTAAACGGAGAAGACTTTCAGTTAGTTTTGTCTGATACTCCTGGAATCATCAAACCAGCGTACGAAATGCAGGAATCGATGATGAACTTTGTAAAATCGGCTTTTGAAGATGCTGACATTTTAATCTACATGGTCGAAATAGGCGAGCAAGATCTTAAAGATGAAGACTTCTTTAAGAAAATCATTCATGCTAAGATTCCGGTTTTATTGCTTTTAAATAAAATTGATAATTCAAACCAAGAACAATTAGAACAGCAAGTTTCTTTCTGGAAAGAGAAAGTGCCAAATGCAGAAATTTTCCCGATTTCGGCTTTGCAGAATTTCAACGTTCCGGAAGTTTTCGGAAGAATTATCGAATTGTTGCCAGAATCACCACCTTATTATCCAAAAGACCAATTAACAGACAAGCCAGAACGTTTCTTTGTTAACGAAACAATCCGTGAGAAAATCTTATTGAATTACGCTAAAGAAATTCCATACGCAGTAGAAATTGTAACAGAAGAATTTCATGAAACCGACAATATTATCAGAATCCGTTCGGTAATTATGGTGGAACGTGACACACAAAAAGGAATCATTATCGGACATAAAGGTGCAGCTTTGAAAAAAGTAGGAACAGATGCCCGTGCTGATTTAGAGAAATTCTTCGGAAAACAAATTCATATTGAGCTTTATGTAAAAGTGAACAAAAACTGGAGAAGCAATGCTAATATGCTGAAACGTTTCGGATATAATCAATAG
- a CDS encoding TonB-dependent receptor domain-containing protein has product MVSATYTDGKYVKFTNAPLPLEETGLTVDGVQVAYKDVSGTDLPGASRWAGSLGGELSDHAKFFGNAGKIFFVADSYARSEFSSSPSASKYLVVQGYAIFNARLGFRASQGLSIQIWGRNLFNKDYYEQLLPASGNTGQYAGVLGDQRTYGVTFKYSL; this is encoded by the coding sequence ATGGTGTCTGCTACTTATACAGATGGTAAATATGTGAAATTTACAAATGCACCGCTTCCGTTAGAAGAAACAGGACTTACTGTTGATGGAGTTCAGGTAGCTTATAAAGATGTTTCTGGAACTGATTTACCAGGTGCTTCAAGATGGGCTGGTTCTCTTGGAGGTGAGCTTTCTGATCATGCAAAATTCTTTGGTAATGCTGGAAAAATTTTCTTTGTTGCTGATAGTTACGCTCGTTCTGAATTTTCTTCAAGCCCTTCGGCTTCAAAATATTTAGTAGTTCAAGGTTATGCAATCTTTAATGCTCGTTTAGGTTTCCGTGCTTCGCAAGGTTTATCTATTCAAATTTGGGGAAGAAACCTTTTCAATAAAGATTACTATGAGCAATTATTGCCTGCAAGTGGTAACACAGGACAATATGCTGGAGTTCTTGGTGATCAGAGAACTTATGGAGTTACTTTTAAGTATTCACTGTAA
- a CDS encoding DUF2490 domain-containing protein: MKGSFKLFFTLLFITQLITGQNKRNIDQQTLTWIRYYNIFPLSEKWALHSEFDNRSFVNPVHENLFVIRSQARYRANKMIEVGAGFAFFNVNTQNPYVDPDYSVPEYRGQQDVTLINDFAKITFHNRFQLEERFIQKADKTGLLDEFSYAFRFRYRLQSMFTLWEKEGRSIKGTISDEVLFNFGKDNRKNTFDQNRFYVALRYHFNPNLGVELGYLKNFQRRASGVDFYDRDIFRLTVYHRINRKKL, translated from the coding sequence TTGAAAGGATCTTTTAAACTATTTTTCACTTTACTCTTTATTACCCAACTAATTACAGGGCAAAATAAAAGAAATATCGACCAGCAAACTCTAACCTGGATTCGTTATTATAATATTTTTCCCTTGTCTGAAAAGTGGGCGCTTCATTCTGAGTTTGATAATAGAAGTTTTGTAAATCCTGTTCATGAAAACCTTTTTGTCATTAGATCTCAAGCTAGATATCGGGCCAATAAAATGATTGAAGTTGGAGCTGGATTTGCTTTTTTCAATGTAAATACCCAAAATCCGTATGTTGATCCTGATTATTCTGTTCCTGAATATAGAGGGCAACAAGATGTAACTCTGATTAATGATTTTGCTAAAATCACTTTTCACAACCGTTTTCAGTTAGAAGAACGCTTCATTCAAAAAGCAGATAAAACAGGATTACTGGACGAATTTTCATATGCTTTCCGATTTAGATATCGTTTACAATCTATGTTTACCCTTTGGGAAAAAGAAGGCAGAAGCATAAAAGGAACTATTTCAGACGAAGTTCTTTTTAATTTCGGAAAAGACAATCGTAAAAATACATTTGATCAAAACCGTTTTTATGTTGCTTTGCGTTATCACTTCAATCCAAATCTTGGTGTAGAATTGGGGTATTTAAAAAACTTTCAAAGACGCGCAAGCGGTGTAGATTTCTATGATCGTGATATTTTCAGACTTACGGTTTATCATCGAATTAATCGAAAAAAGTTATGA
- a CDS encoding NERD domain-containing protein, producing the protein MELILLIVIFLLILIYGFYKAQIKGIIGEKTVSSILDFLDKSEYKVIHNVVLQRGEVTTQIDHIVISSFGIFVIETKNYKGWIVGYEKSEYWTQVIYKYRSKFYNPIFQNAGHIRTLKTCLNEYRNLEYISIVVFSINAKIKIDTSVDVVNMHRLLKTIKKYSNVNLSEEAKKSIFEKINASNLVDSFKKKEHNNSIKKRISDREKAIQEKKCPRCGNSLVERKGEFGIFFGCRSYPKCKFTKKNFLIKDKHRKQKSSRFL; encoded by the coding sequence ATGGAGCTAATTTTACTAATAGTAATCTTTTTGCTGATTCTTATTTATGGTTTTTATAAGGCGCAAATTAAAGGGATAATTGGAGAGAAAACTGTCTCTTCAATATTAGATTTCTTAGATAAGTCAGAGTATAAAGTGATCCATAATGTCGTTTTACAAAGAGGCGAAGTAACTACTCAAATTGATCATATAGTCATTTCTAGTTTTGGAATATTTGTTATCGAAACTAAAAATTATAAAGGATGGATTGTTGGCTATGAAAAATCGGAATACTGGACCCAAGTAATATATAAATACAGATCCAAGTTTTATAATCCTATTTTTCAAAATGCAGGACATATTAGGACTTTGAAAACCTGTCTAAATGAATACAGAAATCTAGAATATATATCTATTGTTGTTTTCTCAATAAATGCCAAAATAAAAATAGATACTAGTGTAGATGTTGTTAATATGCATCGTCTTTTAAAAACAATTAAAAAATACTCAAACGTAAATCTCTCAGAAGAAGCTAAGAAAAGTATCTTTGAAAAAATTAATGCTTCTAATTTAGTTGATTCGTTTAAGAAAAAGGAACATAATAATTCCATTAAAAAAAGGATTAGTGATCGTGAGAAAGCAATTCAAGAAAAGAAATGTCCAAGATGCGGTAATAGTTTGGTTGAAAGAAAAGGAGAATTTGGGATATTTTTTGGATGTAGATCGTATCCCAAGTGTAAATTCACAAAAAAAAACTTTCTTATAAAAGACAAGCATAGAAAACAAAAAAGCTCCAGATTTCTCTGA